A stretch of the Arachis stenosperma cultivar V10309 chromosome 6, arast.V10309.gnm1.PFL2, whole genome shotgun sequence genome encodes the following:
- the LOC130936226 gene encoding uncharacterized protein LOC130936226 yields MPLWLSLLPADMSVYAIPSTVAASTVTAATFFLICKSHLITLHQEQPKRNPRGKIMFVSRLGYSTAEALAERLCNLLESKGLVLEVVDARNYDPEDLPKENLIILVDSTSNFWYQPPEPPQLLALDDSKGAKNFASWLVHNAESFGIGAVVVKGCNFTAFVVGKRDGKNLMAKATNHFRDLDHVQYYDHLEEWWGSVVAMVSGDTVANGMCGESEPEDDVGCSDPKSIYMLVENVDVVDRKRTFRRRMLTITEGNFIKHGGVDLEDGGPVTAQWPVGDDLIIDSNLPTFQGFCSLGGSLFIAGGIMCNKGSKFEFELELEHFFPAKMWCLKYDGSTWTWILCGSMIDYRMNPIVVPYHRNLYIFGGDTKDWVEIYNSQSDLWEKREVPREAPHVHFWSSSKSYFLWEDRTKPRKKTLIMLYVYYGKYQELISYDIEANLWRRYLPCDFPPIRDSCPRKLIRLACSNYLLIVDSAAMWYIYDFSKKKLVADVHVNGLEKLTGRVSYVFCCHYTSEESLIYVFMEPDEKVVEEYGGDPDLVPYARVKLQTSGNFSTKVESKGNLKVGPYSKFYMFAVGDQDIELKGGL; encoded by the exons ATGCCCCTTTGGTTGTCTTTGTTACCGGCGGATATGTCGGTATACGCTATCCCATCCACCGTGGCCGCCTCCACGGTCACTGCCGCAACCTTCTTCTTAATCTGCAAGTCTCACCTCATAACACTCCATCAAGAACAACCGAAACGCAATCCACGTGGCAAGATCATGTTCGTTTCGCGACTCGGATATTCAACTGCAGAAGCCCTAGCGGAGCGCCTCTGCAATTTGTTAGAGTCGAAAGGCCTCGTTTTGGAGGTCGTAGATGCTCGGAATTATGATCCCGAAGACCTACCCAAGGAGAACCTCATCATCCTCGTTGATTCAACTTCGAATTTTTGGTACCAACCTCCCGAACCACCTCAACTACTGGCCTTAGACGACAGCAAAGGAGCAAAGAACTTCGCCAGTTGGCTCGTGCATAACGCGGAGAGCTTTGGGATCGGAGCGGTTGTTGTGAAGGGTTGCAATTTCACTGCATTTGTCGTGGGCAAAAGGGATGGTAAGAATTTGATGGCTAAGGCCACCAATCATTTTAGGGATTTGGATCACGTTCAATACTATGATCATCTTGAAGAGTGGTGGGGAAGTGTTGTTGCGATGGTTTCGGGAGATACGGTTGCTAATGGCATGTGCGGGGAATCTGAACCTGAG GATGATGTTGGTTGTTCTGATCCAAAAAGCATATATATGTTGGTGGAAAATGTGGATGTAGTAGATAGAAAAAGAACCTTCAGGCGCAGGATGTTAACTATCACTGAGGGCAACTTTATCAAGCATGGAGGTGTTGATCTTGAAGATGGAGGTCCTGTGACTGCCCAATGGCCTGTTGGAGATGATCTAATAATCGATTCCAACTTACCAACTTTTCAAGGATTTTGTTCCCTTGGTGGCAGCTTGTTCATTGCTGGTGGTATCATGTGTAACAAAGgatcaaaatttgaatttgagctAGAATTGGAACATTTTTTCCCAGCAAAAATGTGGTGCCTCAAGTATGACGGTTCGACCTGGACTTGGATTTTATGCGGAAGCATGATCGACTACCGAATGAATCCCATAGTAGTCCCATACCATCGCAACTTGTACATCTTTGGGGGTGATACTAAAGATTGGGTTGAAATCTACAATTCACAATCAGATTTATGGGAAAAAAGGGAAGTGCCTAGGGAAGCGCCCCATGTGCACTTTTGGTCGAGTTCTAAATCTTACTTTTTGTGGGAGGACAGAACAAAGCCTCGTAAGAAAACCCtcattatgctttatgtttattatGGTAAGTATCAGGAACTCATCTCATATGACATCGAGGCCAACCTTTGGAGGAGATACCTTCCCTGCGATTTCCCGCCAATTCGTGATTCTTGTCCTAGGAAACTAATTCGTTTGGCGTGCAGTAATTATCTCCTCATTGTTGACTCTGCCGCTATGTGGTACATTTATGACTTTTCCAAGAAAAAACTCGTGGCAGATGTGCACGTGAATGGATTGGAAAAGCTGACTGGACGGGTGTCGTATGTTTTTTGTTGCCACTACACCAGCGAGGAAAGTCTGATTTATGTCTTCATGGAACCAGATGAAAAGGTTGTTGAGGAATATGGTGGTGATCCTGACCTTGTTCCTTATGCTAGAGTCAAGCTCCAAACAAGTGGTAATTTTTCTACCAAGGTTGAATCCAAGGGTAATCTTAAAGTTGGTCCGTATAGCAAATTCTATAT GTTTGCTGTTGGAGACCAAGACATTGAATTAAAGGGAGGATTGTAG
- the LOC130935777 gene encoding uncharacterized protein LOC130935777 gives MPLWLSSLPADIWVSAILSSVAAATVTAASIFLIYKSHLFPHKENLITLHQEQPKRNTCGKILFVSQIGTSEAFAKRLYEFLASEMHFGNCVYLELVDARNYEPEELPKENIVLLVASNSEHWKLAPECIITSLTYGAEDFGRWIQDNAENFGSGVFVVNACSFSVFGVGSSVSEGGKNLMAKAANRIRDFGQAAKFDAASDFDNWWQGVVAVLKGAVLGDTVADDECEQSEPEFQDHAGCCDPKRIYILVENLGDGDSTTSRRRMLTISEANFMKNGTVDLEDVGLVTAQWRLPDGATSKSGLPFFEGFCSLGLSLFFAGGDLDHIERGWKQLASGEDTKLWCLEYDGSAWIWSLCRSMFFPCSTACPMVIPYDGKLCIIQGRRIWVDIYHPKSEFWEKREVPESVHLWPHSCFFWETLIVYSVDHENQWLMSYDLNANIWSPIECNFPHYRGCRKLIRLGCSGYLLIIDFITNWYIYDLSKKKLVAIVHMNELDEIGTVTDVFCCHHTSKESLIYVFIDPDKMHLEEMDIEKESFTYHINIIPYAKVKLQTDGNFFAKVESKGNLKVGPYWKYNVFGAVDQDIKGKTTVA, from the exons ATGCCCCTTTGGTTGTCTTCGTTACCGGCGGATATATGGGTATCCGCTATCCTGTCCAGTGTGGCCGCCGCCACAGTCACTGCCGCATCCATCTTCTTAATCTACAAGTCTCACCTCTTCCCCCACAAAGAGAACCTCATAACACTCCATCAAGAACAACCGAAACGCAATACATGTGGGAAGATCCTATTCGTCTCCCAAATTGGAACCTCAGAAGCGTTTGCGAAGCGCCTCTACGAATTTTTAGCCTCGGAAATGCACTTCGGTAATTGCGTGTATCTAGAGTTGGTAGATGCACGGAATTACGAGCCCGAAGAGCTACCCAAAGAGAACATCGTCCTCCTCGTCGCTTCAAATTCGGAACATTGGAAACTAGCTCCGGAGTGCATCATCACTAGCCTAACTTACGGAGCAGAGGACTTCGGCAGGTGGATCCAGGATAACGCGGAGAACTTTGGGAGTGGGGTTTTTGTTGTGAACGCTTGCAGTTTCAGTGTGTTTGGAGTAGGCAGTAGTGTTTCTGAAGGTGGCAAGAATTTGATGGCTAAGGCCGCAAATCGCATTAGGGATTTTGGTCAGGCTGCGAAATTCGACGCTGCTTCTGATTTTGACAACTGGTGGCAAGGGGTTGTTGCGGTTTTGAAAGGTGCAGTTCTCGGGGATACCGTTGCTGATGACGAGTGCGAGCAATCTGAACCCGAG TTCCAGGATCATGCTGGTTGTTGTGATCCAAAACGCATATATATTTTGGTGGAAAATCTGGGTGATGGAGATAGTACAACCTCCAGGCGCCGGATGCTAACTATCAGTGAGGCCAACTTCATGAAGAATGGCACTGTTGATCTTGAAGACGTAGGTCTTGTGACTGCCCAATGGCGTCTTCCAGATGGTGCAACAAGCAAGTCTGGATTACCATTTTTTGAAGGATTTTGTTCCCTTGGTCTCAGTTTATTCTTTGCTGGTGGGGACCTGGATCATATTGAAAGAGGATGGAAGCAACTCGCTTCTGGTGAGGACACAAAACTGTGGTGCCTCGAGTATGATGGTTCTGCTTGGATTTGGAGTTTATGCAGAAGCATGTTCTTCCCCTGCTCAACGGCTTGCCCCATGGTAATCCCATACGATGGCAAGTTGTGCATCATTCAGGGTAGAAGAATATGGGTTGATATCTACCATCCAAAATCAGAATTTTGGGAAAAAAGGGAAGTACCCGAGAGTGTGCACTTGTGGCCTCACTCTTGCTTTTTCTGGGAAACCCTCATTGTGTATTCGGTTGATCATGAGAATCAATGGCTCATGTCATATGATTTGAATGCCAACATTTGGAGCCCCATTGAGTGCAATTTTCCGCATTACCGTGGTTGTAGAAAACTCATTCGTTTGGGTTGCAGTGGTTATCTTCTTATTATTGACTTTATCACTAATTGGTACATCTATGATTTGTCTAAGAAGAAACTCGTGGCAATTGTGCATATGAATGAGTTGGATGAGATTGGGACAGTGACTGACGTTTTCTGTTGTCACCACACAAGTAAGGAAAGTTTGATCTATGTCTTCATTGATCCAGATAAAATGCATCTTGAAGAAATGGATATTGAGAAAGAGTCATTCACTTATCATATTAACATTATTCCTTATGCCAAAGTCAAGCTCCAAACCGATGGTAATTTTTTTGCTAAGGTTGAATCCAAGGGCAATCTTAAAGTTGGTCCCTATTGGAAGTACAATGT GTTTGGTGCTGTAGACCAAGACATTAAAGGGAAGACTACTGTAGCATAG